The Streptomyces sp. RKND-216 genomic sequence CCCAGAACGCCTCCGGTCCGTCCGTCGCCAACATGAGCCTCGGCGGCGGCAACTCCCCCGCGCTGGACGACGCGGTGCAGCGCTCCATCGCCTCCGGGATCACCTACGCCGTCGCCGCGGGCAACAGCAGCCAGAACGCCTGCACCGGCTCCCCGAACCGGGTGCCCGAGGCGATCACCGTGGGCGCCACGACGATCAACGACAGCCGGTCGTACTTCTCCAACTACGGCTCCTGCCTCGACATCTTCGCGCCGGGCAGCGACATCACCTCCGCCTGGATCGGCAGCGACACCGACACCAACTCCATCAGCGGCACGTCCATGGCGTCCCCGCACGTCGCGGGCGCGGCGGTGCTGGCCGTCGGTGCCAACCCGTCCTGGTCGCCCCAGCAGGTGCGCGACTACCTGGTGCAGAACGCCACCACCGGTGTGGTATCCGGCGCCGGCAGCGGCTCCCCCAACCGCCTCCTGCGCGTGGTGGGCGACGGCACCCCGCCCGACCCCGAGCCGGGCGCCTGCTCGGACTACGCCAAGACCAAGAACGGCACGCTGAGCAGCGGCGGCAGCGCGATCCAGCCCGACGGCAGCTACTTCCAGGCCCCCGCCGGCACCCACACCGCCTGCCTCGACGGCCCCGACGGCACCGACTTCGACCTCTACCTCCAGAAGTGGAACGGCTGGAACTGGGCCGACGTCGACAGCTCCACCAGCGCCGGCCCCGACGAGAACATCGAGTACAACGGCTCCTCCGGCTACTACCGCTACGAGGTCCACGCCTACAGCGGCTCCGGAAGCTACACCCTGGGATACGAGACACCGTGACCCGGTGACCCACCCCTGAACGCAGGGCGTCGGCGCGCGCTCCCTCGCGCGCCGGCGCCCTGCGCACGTCCCGCCACACCGCACCGGAAGCGCCGGGCTGCCGGTCCCGGCCCGACCCACACCCCCGCGCAGGTGATGGCATCCGGTGATAACCCCTCCCCGCCCCTCCAGGTCAGCGCGGCGCCGCACACCCCGGCAGCGGGCGAAGCGCAATATTTCGATGAACGGGCATTGAGTCCCGGAAACCGGATGGTTAACCTCAGCGCGCCGTCCCGCTCGTGCTGGAGGGGGAGCCCGTTGACCGACCACGCCGCCGACACCACCCACCAGACCACCCGGACCACCCGGACCACCCGGACCACCCGGACCACCCGGACCACCCGGACCACCCGGACCGGCCCACACCACCCACCCGCGGGCCGCACCGCCCTGCTCGCCGCGCTCGAAGCCCGCGTCGCCGCCGGCGGCAGCGCCGTCCTGACCGGCCCCAGCGGCATCGGCAGGTCCACCGTGCTGGAAGCCGTCGCGGCCTCCGCCACCGCCCGCGGCGAACTGGTGCTGCGCGCCTCCGGCGCGGAGACGGAACGCTGGCTGCCCTACGCCGGCCTGGCCGACCTCCTCGGCCAGGTTCCCGTCGGCCTGCTCGCCGCTCTCCCCGAGCCCCAACGCTCCGCCCTGTACGGGGTGTTGCTGCGCGACCGGCAGACCACCGGCGCCGGCGGACAGAGCCAGTCCGTGTGCCGCCTCGCCTGGCGCGGCCTGCTCGGCCGGTGTGCCGCCGACCGTCCGGTGCTGCTCGTGGTCGACGACGCGCAGTGGCTGGACGGCCCGACCGTGGACGCCCTGCGTTACGCGGCCCGCCGCCTCACCGGGCTCGGCGTACGGGCCGTCACCGCCGGCCGGTGGCCGGAGGGCCTGGCCGCGGGTGACGGCGGCAGCGCCACCTGGACTCCCACCCCCGCCTCCGTCGTCGTCCCGCTGCCGCCGCTCGCACCCGACGAACTCGCCGAACTCTTCGCCCAGTACGGCCTCCCCGCCCGCGTCGCGAACACCCTGCACGCCGACTCCGGCGGCAATCCCTACCTCGCGCTCGCCCTGGCGGGGGCGTTCACCGACCGCATCCCCCGCCACTGGCGGCCCGCACCGCTGCCGCAGCGCGTGCACGACATGATCAGCGAACGACTGGCCACGCTGCCCGACCGCTCCCGGGAGACGCTGCTCACCGCGGCGTTCACCACCCATCCGACCGTCGACCTGCTGCGCCGCGCCGGGCGCGCCGAGGCCGAGCACGACATCCGGCTCGCCGCCGCGGCCGGGCTGCTCGTCGCCGAGGGCGGCACCGTCCGCTTCACGCCCCCGGCGGTCGGCACGGTGCTCGCCGAGCACGCCGCCGCGGCGCACCGCGCGGAGGTGCACACCGCGCTGGCCACCGTGGTCCCCGACGCCGCCGGCCGGGTACGGCACCGCGCGCTCGCCGCGCCGGGCCCGGACGCCGCGCTGGTCCGTTCACTGGTGACCGCCGCCGAGGCCGCCGCCCGGCAGGGCTCGCACCGGATGGCGGCCGAGCTGTACCTGCTCGCGGCCGACCGTACGCCCGCCGAACCGGCCGGGCAGAGCGCCCGCCTGGAGTGGCTGGTCGCCGCCGCCGAGGCGGGCGCCTCGGCGGCGCTGCCCGCGCTGGTGCACCGCGCCGCCGACGCCGTGCTCGCCGCGGACGCCTCGCGGGCACAGCGCACCCGGGTGCGGATCGCGCTGCTGGACCTGTCCGGGCAGGGGCTGTCCGAGATGGACGAGGTGTTCGCCGCCGCGCTGCTGGACGCCGACGGGGACCCCGCGCTGATGGGCCCGCTGCGGCTGCGGATCTCCTGGTCGGCGCTGGTCGACGGCCGCCCCGAACGCAGCGGGCGGGAGGCCGACGCCGCGGCCGAGCACGCCCGCGCCGCGGGCGACACCACCACCGAGGCGATGGCACTCGGCGTCCGGGCGACCGTGTCGGTGATCACGGGCCGCGACGACCACCGGGCGGTGCTCGACCGCGCGCTGCGCCTGCCCGAACCGCCGCTGAACGGCTGGCTGCACGCGTCCCCCCGGTTCGTCGCCGCCCGCTTCGCGGTGTTCGAGGACCGGCTGGCCGAGGCCCGCGAGGAACTGCTGCGCATGCTGGCGCTGGTGGAGCGCGGGTCGGGCGAGGAGGTGGTGCAGGTGCTGCGCAGCCTGGCCGAGGTGTCGGTGCGGACGGGCCGCTGCCGGGACGCCCTGGACTTCGCCGACCGCGCGGTGCGGATCACCGAGGAGGCGTCGCTCAGCCCGGGGCCCGCCTGGTGGGACGCTGCCGTCGCCGAACTCGCCGGCGGCAGCATCGAACGCGCCGTGGCGTACGCGGAGAGCGGGCTGCGGGCCTCCACGCAAGAACGGGACGCCATATACCGCGGCCGCCACCTGCATGTGCTGGGCCAGGCACGGATGCGCGGCGGCGACGTGCGGGGCGGCGTGAAGACGCTGCTGCGCATCGAGGCCCTGGAGCGGGGGCAGGGCGTGTGCTCGCCGTTGGCGCTGCGCTGGCACGGCGACCTGGCGTCCGGGCTGGCGGCGCTGGGCGAGACCGAACGGGCCGAAGAGGTGATCCGCGCCGCCCGGGCGGCCGTGGGCTCCCGCGCCCGTGGGGTGGGCGTCACCGCACAGCTCGACCGTGCCGAGGCCGCCGTCCGTGCTGCGCGCGGCGACGCGGACACGGCACTGGAGCTGCTGGGGGGCGCGGCGCGGCGGTTCGAGGAGCTGGGCCAGCCCCTGGAGCGTGGTCACTGCCTGCTGGAACGTGCCCGTGTCCACCGCCGGCGGCGCCGGCACGCCGCCGCCCGGGCCGCCGTGGCGGAGGCGCTGGAGTTGTTCACCGAGTGCGGTGCCCGGCCGTGGGCGGAGCAGGCGGGGCGCAGCCTCGACCGGCTCGGTGCGGGCACGCCTCCCGCCCGGCAGGGCACGGGGGCCCACGAGGACCGTGCCCCGGCGCAGCGCCGCGTGCTGACGGACAACGAGGCCCGCATCGCGGCCCTGGTGGGCGAGGGGGCGACCAACCAGGAGGTGGCGGCGCGGATGTTCCTGAGCGTCAAGACCATCGAGGCGTCGCTGACCCGCATCTACCGCAAGGTCGGCATCCGGTCCCGCACCCAGCTCGGCACGTGGCTGCGCTCGGGTGCGGGACGTGCGGACGCCGGCGTCACCTCCTCGGAGTGAGTCCCCCTGCGTGGTAGCGGGCTCCGGCGTTCCAGAGGATGAAGGAGTCCATCCCGTTGTCACGGGCCGCCTTCACCTGCGCCGCCACCTCGTCGTCGCCGTAGGCGACGCCGAGCGAGAAGTCCTGGAGCCACGGCACAATCACGGCGCCGCTGCCCTTCGCCTGCTTCTCGAAGTCCGCCAGCGACCGCTTCACGATCTTGTACGGGTCGGCGTTGGGGTTGGACACGCCGTACTCGCCGGCCGCCCAGTGCGAGGGGTAGACCATGGGCGCGATGTAGTCGGAGTGCTCGGCCATGGCCGGGATGTCCTGCGCGATCTCCGTCGGGCGGGTGGCCGCCACCCCGAAGACGCAGGCGCCGAGGAACGCGCCCTCGGGGCGCACCCGTTCACGGGTCTCGGCCATGAAGGAGGCGATCCTCTCCGTCGGCCTCCGGTCGCCGAGCCCGGGGAAGGTGAAGCCGCTCATCCGGCCGTCGGGGCGGCGCACGTAGTCGTACAGGATGTCGTCGAAGCCGAGTTCGGCGGCCTCCACGGCGAGGTCCATGTTGTACTCGCGGACCTCCTCGTTCGCGAAATTGGTGAACGACAGCTTCCCGTAGTGCCCGCCACCGCCGTACGGGGCGCCGTTCGCGTCCTGCACCACGCGCTCGCGGGCACCGGACCTCCAGGACGCCCTCGCCAGGATCGGGTCGCGGAAGGCGACGATGCGGCCCACCACGCGCACGTCCCGCTCGTGGAGTTCGCGGAGGGCCTTCTTCGCGTCGTAGTAGCCCTTGGCGGCTCCGATCTTCCGCGCCAGCGGGACCTGCGAGTCGTAGCCGATCTCGCCGTCCTCGTCCTTGATGTCGAGCTGGACGGCGTTGATCCGCCCCTCCTCGGCCATCTTCAGGATGGGATCGCGCAGGGCCTTCGACGTCCAGCCGATGGCCGTGATGTGCACCGCC encodes the following:
- a CDS encoding S8 family peptidase encodes the protein MLHRNHPAPQPRARRGLLAASLTALFAAGALAAPAQAAEGEIRAANSPDRVEGRYIVVLDGNPSVVDRAEQLTDQHGGKVTRTFSTALDGFALKGDEKAARAIAAAPGVAYVEADQRVEATGTQSNPPSWGLDRIDQAQLPLDDSYSYPDTSSGVTAFIIDTGIRVSHEDFGGRATWGYNSTGDGQNTDCNGHGTHVAGTTAGDDFGVAKEADLVAVKVLGCDGSGTNAGVIDGVDWVTQNASGPSVANMSLGGGNSPALDDAVQRSIASGITYAVAAGNSSQNACTGSPNRVPEAITVGATTINDSRSYFSNYGSCLDIFAPGSDITSAWIGSDTDTNSISGTSMASPHVAGAAVLAVGANPSWSPQQVRDYLVQNATTGVVSGAGSGSPNRLLRVVGDGTPPDPEPGACSDYAKTKNGTLSSGGSAIQPDGSYFQAPAGTHTACLDGPDGTDFDLYLQKWNGWNWADVDSSTSAGPDENIEYNGSSGYYRYEVHAYSGSGSYTLGYETP
- a CDS encoding LuxR family transcriptional regulator — protein: MTDHAADTTHQTTRTTRTTRTTRTTRTTRTTRTGPHHPPAGRTALLAALEARVAAGGSAVLTGPSGIGRSTVLEAVAASATARGELVLRASGAETERWLPYAGLADLLGQVPVGLLAALPEPQRSALYGVLLRDRQTTGAGGQSQSVCRLAWRGLLGRCAADRPVLLVVDDAQWLDGPTVDALRYAARRLTGLGVRAVTAGRWPEGLAAGDGGSATWTPTPASVVVPLPPLAPDELAELFAQYGLPARVANTLHADSGGNPYLALALAGAFTDRIPRHWRPAPLPQRVHDMISERLATLPDRSRETLLTAAFTTHPTVDLLRRAGRAEAEHDIRLAAAAGLLVAEGGTVRFTPPAVGTVLAEHAAAAHRAEVHTALATVVPDAAGRVRHRALAAPGPDAALVRSLVTAAEAAARQGSHRMAAELYLLAADRTPAEPAGQSARLEWLVAAAEAGASAALPALVHRAADAVLAADASRAQRTRVRIALLDLSGQGLSEMDEVFAAALLDADGDPALMGPLRLRISWSALVDGRPERSGREADAAAEHARAAGDTTTEAMALGVRATVSVITGRDDHRAVLDRALRLPEPPLNGWLHASPRFVAARFAVFEDRLAEAREELLRMLALVERGSGEEVVQVLRSLAEVSVRTGRCRDALDFADRAVRITEEASLSPGPAWWDAAVAELAGGSIERAVAYAESGLRASTQERDAIYRGRHLHVLGQARMRGGDVRGGVKTLLRIEALERGQGVCSPLALRWHGDLASGLAALGETERAEEVIRAARAAVGSRARGVGVTAQLDRAEAAVRAARGDADTALELLGGAARRFEELGQPLERGHCLLERARVHRRRRRHAAARAAVAEALELFTECGARPWAEQAGRSLDRLGAGTPPARQGTGAHEDRAPAQRRVLTDNEARIAALVGEGATNQEVAARMFLSVKTIEASLTRIYRKVGIRSRTQLGTWLRSGAGRADAGVTSSE
- a CDS encoding putative glycoside hydrolase is translated as MQTSPPGAGRRRSFVQVLGRRRLAILAVMLVVVGCAGLAAVAFRSVPPQIRVAGLENGGVLNGAETKNGRLELVARGGTSLDGLTVSLDGEPAKTRRDGDRLLVETPGLDDGAHELTVAANGNLGFTQTTRRSFTVDTTAPRLTIEKAQAESLRAPATIRGHVEGARTVTVGGAEVKVGDDGAFSHRLAEPAPEVEVRAVDEGGNETAENATVLVPYPDTRAVHITAIGWTSKALRDPILKMAEEGRINAVQLDIKDEDGEIGYDSQVPLARKIGAAKGYYDAKKALRELHERDVRVVGRIVAFRDPILARASWRSGARERVVQDANGAPYGGGGHYGKLSFTNFANEEVREYNMDLAVEAAELGFDDILYDYVRRPDGRMSGFTFPGLGDRRPTERIASFMAETRERVRPEGAFLGACVFGVAATRPTEIAQDIPAMAEHSDYIAPMVYPSHWAAGEYGVSNPNADPYKIVKRSLADFEKQAKGSGAVIVPWLQDFSLGVAYGDDEVAAQVKAARDNGMDSFILWNAGARYHAGGLTPRR